From Hominilimicola fabiformis, a single genomic window includes:
- a CDS encoding WYL domain-containing protein gives MIFSEIYGEYFNAVAKILDTAVRGELNENDIISIVGESAFGESILSLPQKIKNEKWGLLTSDLKTPIKNKPQMPLTDTEKRWLRAVLNDSRVKLFDADIKGLENVEPLYSQDMFVYFDRYNDGDPYNDERYIRNFKTVLKALREKRKAVVKFRGRTGKVHNKSVIPYNIEYSPQDDKFRLQAYARHTLWTINIARIEDCKLDEKFEKTVSYKVKKEKLVIELIDERNALERAMLHFSHLEKKTEKVSNDRYKITLYYDKDDETELLIRVLAFGPVMKVTEPESFIEQIKQRLRMQNNLKK, from the coding sequence ATGATATTCAGTGAAATTTACGGAGAATATTTTAATGCAGTGGCAAAAATTCTGGATACAGCAGTGCGTGGCGAGTTAAATGAAAATGATATAATCAGCATTGTCGGCGAAAGTGCATTCGGTGAAAGTATACTTAGTCTGCCGCAAAAAATAAAAAATGAGAAGTGGGGACTGTTAACGTCCGATTTGAAAACTCCGATAAAAAACAAACCGCAGATGCCGTTGACCGATACGGAAAAAAGATGGCTCAGAGCGGTTTTGAACGATTCGAGAGTGAAGTTGTTTGATGCGGACATAAAAGGCTTGGAGAATGTAGAGCCGTTATACAGTCAGGATATGTTTGTGTATTTTGACAGGTATAATGACGGTGATCCGTATAATGACGAACGATATATAAGGAATTTTAAAACTGTTTTAAAAGCCTTGCGTGAAAAACGTAAAGCAGTCGTTAAATTCAGAGGCAGAACAGGTAAAGTGCATAATAAATCGGTGATACCGTACAACATAGAATATTCACCGCAGGATGACAAATTCAGATTACAGGCATATGCAAGACATACTTTGTGGACGATTAATATTGCACGAATTGAAGATTGCAAGCTTGACGAAAAATTTGAAAAGACAGTTTCGTATAAAGTAAAAAAGGAAAAATTGGTGATTGAACTAATCGATGAAAGAAATGCACTTGAAAGAGCAATGCTGCATTTTTCTCATCTTGAAAAGAAAACAGAAAAAGTTTCAAACGACAGGTATAAGATTACTTTGTATTATGATAAAGATGATGAAACGGAGCTTTTAATAAGAGTTTTGGCGTTCGGACCTGTAATGAAAGTAACGGAGCCGGAATCGTTTATCGAGCAGATAAAACAAAGACTTAGAATGCAAAATAATTTAAAAAAATAG
- a CDS encoding WYL domain-containing protein has product MAYSELIKNFENIRDYISQFYVYGFKRRKDYDKKSSRSYDNERRRIESWLGEYMCFTNESDGKSAFLSLDSRTVLHNPLYKAFKAKSFTDKDIMLHFYILDILKNKSLSSSEIADEIANEYFSMFESVKECDESTIRKKLNEYEKLGLIKSEKQGRKRIYSLNECDVDLDKWRDALSFFTEVNPIGVIGSYLLDKFDNEENPFRFKHHYIFNALESEVLYDLLDIMNGNCNAEIKLFSNNMQKIKTYKVLPLKIYVSTYYGRRYVLVWNYIFKRFAFYRLDRIKEACKSNECTNKNEMMTRADTAVQKLWGVSFGKENYIEKLEMTVRIAKGEEYILKRLEREKRNGTIQKLANGDYKFMTEVYDASEMIPWIKTFTGRIVEIKCSNERVEKQIKEDFEMMKRIYEVR; this is encoded by the coding sequence ATGGCATACAGTGAGCTTATAAAGAATTTTGAAAATATTCGTGATTATATAAGTCAATTTTATGTGTACGGATTTAAAAGACGTAAAGATTATGACAAAAAAAGCAGCAGAAGTTATGATAATGAACGTCGCAGAATTGAAAGTTGGCTTGGGGAATATATGTGTTTCACAAATGAGTCGGACGGCAAAAGTGCTTTTTTATCACTTGACAGCAGAACTGTTTTGCATAATCCGCTATACAAGGCATTTAAGGCGAAAAGCTTTACCGATAAGGATATAATGCTGCATTTTTATATACTCGATATTTTGAAAAACAAAAGTCTTTCGTCAAGTGAAATTGCCGATGAAATAGCGAATGAATATTTCTCAATGTTTGAGAGTGTCAAGGAATGTGATGAGTCAACCATAAGAAAAAAGTTAAACGAATATGAAAAGTTGGGGCTTATAAAAAGTGAAAAGCAGGGCAGAAAAAGAATATACAGTTTAAACGAATGTGATGTTGATTTGGATAAGTGGAGAGATGCACTGTCATTTTTTACGGAGGTTAATCCTATCGGAGTTATCGGCTCGTATTTGCTTGACAAATTTGACAATGAAGAAAATCCGTTCAGATTTAAACATCACTATATATTCAACGCACTTGAAAGTGAAGTGCTGTATGATTTGCTTGATATAATGAACGGCAACTGTAATGCGGAAATAAAATTATTTTCAAACAATATGCAAAAAATAAAAACATATAAAGTTTTACCGCTTAAAATTTATGTCAGTACATATTACGGCAGACGGTATGTTTTGGTGTGGAATTATATTTTTAAACGCTTTGCATTTTACAGACTTGACAGAATAAAAGAGGCTTGTAAGTCAAATGAATGTACAAATAAAAATGAAATGATGACAAGAGCCGATACTGCTGTGCAAAAATTATGGGGAGTGTCGTTCGGAAAAGAAAACTACATCGAAAAACTTGAAATGACTGTCCGCATAGCAAAGGGCGAGGAATATATTTTAAAACGGCTCGAAAGAGAAAAAAGAAACGGAACTATCCAAAAACTTGCAAACGGTGATTACAAGTTTATGACGGAAGTATATGACGCGTCGGAAATGATACCGTGGATAAAAACATTTACAGGCAGAATAGTTGAAATAAAGTGCAGTAATGAACGTGTTGAAAAACAAATAAAAGAAGATTTTGAAATGATGAAGAGGATATACGAGGTGCGGTAA
- a CDS encoding nucleotidyltransferase domain-containing protein, whose product MDISSKMQNVIEEQLKEIEEKENVKIIYCVESGSRAWGFASPDSDYDVRFIYVRNKEDYLKLNKNRDVIEWRLDDVLDINGWDIQKALRLLYKSNPTLFEWSMSPIVYKTTPQWEKISGIVSQYFLEKTGVYHYLSMAKGNYREYLKTDEVKLKKYFYVIRPILACKWILDKKTAPPMLFSELMNECLDDELKPEINRLLEIKKQTSELGKGKRIDVINDYIEKELAEIEKKADIIENEYNDWEILNKIFLEILEQ is encoded by the coding sequence ATGGATATATCAAGCAAAATGCAAAATGTGATAGAAGAACAATTAAAGGAAATTGAAGAAAAAGAAAATGTGAAGATAATTTATTGTGTTGAATCGGGAAGTCGTGCGTGGGGATTTGCGTCACCGGACAGTGATTATGACGTGAGATTTATATATGTACGCAATAAAGAGGATTATTTGAAATTGAATAAAAATCGTGATGTTATAGAGTGGCGACTTGATGATGTTCTTGACATAAACGGCTGGGATATACAAAAAGCACTTAGGCTGTTGTACAAGTCCAATCCGACTTTGTTTGAATGGAGTATGTCGCCGATAGTATACAAGACAACACCTCAATGGGAAAAGATTTCGGGAATTGTAAGTCAGTATTTCCTTGAAAAAACAGGTGTGTATCACTATTTGAGTATGGCAAAAGGAAATTACAGAGAATATTTGAAAACCGATGAAGTGAAATTAAAAAAATATTTTTATGTTATAAGACCTATTCTTGCGTGTAAGTGGATTTTGGATAAGAAAACCGCACCGCCTATGTTATTTTCGGAATTGATGAATGAGTGCCTTGACGATGAATTGAAACCAGAAATAAATCGCTTGCTTGAAATAAAAAAACAAACTTCCGAACTCGGAAAAGGAAAAAGAATTGATGTTATAAACGACTATATCGAAAAAGAACTTGCGGAAATTGAAAAGAAAGCCGATATAATTGAAAATGAATATAACGATTGGGAGATTTTAAATAAAATATTTTTAGAAATATTAGAGCAGTAG